The Serpentinimonas maccroryi genome has a segment encoding these proteins:
- a CDS encoding M20/M25/M40 family metallo-hydrolase: MNARLPTPALDAATLAAFVDQRWDQALIPELKSYIEIPAKSPSFDADWARNGHLETVLQRAAEWVRAQKVEGLQLEVVRLKKPDGSDRTPVLFFEVPASNGRHGGAAPASGQTVLMYGHLDKQPEFTGWRSDLGPWTPKIDDGKLYGRGGADDGYAVYASVASLQALKDQGVAHPRIVGLIETCEESGSHDLLPYVDALRPRLGDVGLVICLDSGAGNYDQLWLTTSLRGMASGVLKVQVLTEGIHSGDASGLVPSSFRIMRQVLNRLEDSATGRLLPASFHCEVPAERVAQARATAAILGEEVYKRFPWAHHDCGGSSVFALPTTTDPVEALLNRTWRPTLSVTGADGFPELKNAGNVLRPYTAFKLSLRLPPLVDAALAVQELKTLLEDNAPYQARVTFEAEGGATGWNAPNVAPWFEDALQVASRASFAGAGYGTIGQGGTIPLMNMLSQGFPTAQMMVCGVLGPKSNAHGPNEFLHLAYARRLTASVAQVIARMP; encoded by the coding sequence ATGAACGCCCGTTTGCCCACCCCCGCACTGGACGCCGCCACACTGGCCGCTTTTGTCGACCAGCGCTGGGATCAGGCCCTTATCCCCGAGCTGAAAAGCTACATCGAGATCCCGGCCAAGTCGCCCTCGTTCGATGCCGACTGGGCCCGAAACGGCCACCTCGAAACCGTGCTGCAGCGCGCCGCCGAGTGGGTGCGCGCGCAGAAGGTCGAGGGTCTGCAGCTGGAGGTGGTGCGGCTGAAGAAGCCCGATGGCAGCGACCGCACCCCGGTGCTCTTTTTCGAGGTACCCGCCTCCAACGGCCGCCACGGCGGCGCTGCGCCCGCATCCGGCCAGACGGTGTTGATGTACGGCCACCTCGACAAACAGCCGGAGTTCACCGGCTGGCGCTCCGACCTTGGCCCCTGGACGCCCAAGATCGACGACGGCAAGCTCTACGGCCGCGGGGGCGCCGACGACGGCTACGCCGTCTACGCCAGCGTGGCCTCGCTGCAGGCGCTCAAGGACCAGGGCGTGGCGCACCCGCGCATCGTCGGCCTGATCGAGACCTGCGAGGAAAGCGGCTCGCACGACCTGTTGCCCTACGTGGACGCGCTGCGCCCGCGCCTGGGCGACGTGGGCCTGGTGATCTGCCTGGACAGCGGCGCCGGCAACTACGACCAGCTGTGGTTGACTACCAGCCTGCGTGGCATGGCCAGTGGCGTGCTCAAGGTGCAGGTGCTGACCGAAGGCATCCACTCCGGCGACGCCTCGGGCTTGGTGCCGTCGAGTTTTCGCATCATGCGTCAGGTGCTGAACCGCCTGGAAGACAGCGCCACCGGCCGCCTGTTGCCCGCCAGTTTTCATTGCGAGGTGCCGGCCGAACGTGTGGCCCAGGCTCGGGCCACCGCCGCCATCCTGGGCGAGGAGGTCTACAAACGTTTCCCCTGGGCCCACCACGACTGTGGCGGCTCCAGCGTGTTCGCGTTGCCCACCACCACCGACCCGGTCGAAGCCCTGCTCAACCGCACCTGGCGGCCCACGCTGTCGGTCACCGGCGCCGACGGTTTCCCCGAGCTGAAGAACGCCGGCAACGTGCTGCGCCCCTACACCGCCTTCAAGCTCAGCCTGCGCCTGCCGCCGCTGGTGGATGCGGCGTTGGCCGTGCAGGAGCTGAAAACCCTGCTGGAGGACAACGCGCCCTACCAGGCCCGGGTCACCTTCGAGGCCGAAGGCGGCGCCACCGGCTGGAACGCACCCAACGTCGCGCCCTGGTTCGAGGACGCGCTGCAGGTGGCCTCGCGCGCCAGCTTTGCTGGCGCTGGCTACGGCACCATTGGCCAGGGTGGCACCATCCCGCTGATGAACATGCTGAGCCAGGGTTTTCCGACCGCGCAGATGATGGTCTGCGGCGTGCTGGGCCCCAAGAGCAACGCCCACGGACCCAACGAGTTCCTGCACCTAGCGTACGCCCGGCGCCTGACGGCCTCGGTCGCGCAAGTGATCGCTCGCATGCCCTGA